TCAAGGATAATTTTCTGATCGGGGCTGCGGTCGAACCCTCGGCACTGAAATTCGATGGACATGCCGAGTTGTTGTTAAAACATTTTAGCAGCATTACTCCGGAAAATGTCATGAAGCCGATTATCATTCATCCCCAGGAGGATAAATATAATTTTCGTCCTGCCGATGAGATCGTCGCTTTTGCCCGGGAACATAATCTCGGCGTACGCGGCCATACGCTGATCTGGTATAACCAGTGCCCCGAATGGTTTTTCGTCGAAAATGGTAAAAAAGCTTCGAAAGAGACATTACGGAAGCGTATGAAAGACCATATAACCGAAATAATGCAGCGTTATAAAGGAAAGATTTACGCCTGGGATGTCGTCAATGAACCGATCGATCAGGGAAAGCCTGACGGCATGCACAGAAACAAGTGGTATGATATTCTCGGCGAAGAATATGTCGAACTCGCGTTCCGTTACGCAAAAGAAGCCGATCCCGATGCGAAACTCATCCTCAATGAATGGGGGTGTACCATCTATGAAAAGCGGCAATACCTTCTTGCCCTCATCAAACGGTTACAGTCGAAGGGCGTCCCTGTCGACGGCGTGGGAATGCAGATGCATATAACGCTGACCGCCCCCTACATGGCCGAGATCGACAAGGCGTTGAAGGATTTTTCGGATGCGGGACTCGAGATTCATATCACCGAACTCGATGTGAGTGTGTATGACAACAGGAAGGATAAATATACGTCGATCGGCAAGGAGATCCTCAACGAACAGGGGCATCGGTTGAAAGACGTCTTCAGTCTGTATAAAAAGTACGATAAAAATGTCACCAGTGTGAGTTTCTGGGGATTGGCGGATGATTCCACATGGCTCAAGTATCACTTTGTCGAACGGGAAGACTGGCCGCTGCCGTTCGATGTCAATCTGAAGGCCAAGCCCTTTTATTGGGGGCTGGTGGATCCTTCGAAACTCACTCCGAGAATCAATATGGCAAAGGCGGCCGAGGGAAGCGCGGTCGTCGACGGTAAAGAGGATTCAAGCTGGCAGTATCCGGAGTTTTTCCCGAATATTCCCATTACGACCGGGCTGAGTTTTTCAGTCAAGGCTCAGTGGGATAAAGCGTATCTGTATATCCTTCTCGATGTCGCCGACACGACGCCGCTTCAGAATGATGCGATAACATTCTTTATCAATGAGAACAATAAAAGATCTCAGACCATGGACAGTGACGACAGAACGATTGATTTCGTTCTGGACAAAGGATTCAAAAACTCCAAAGACGCGGCGGTTTTAAAGAAAAAGGGAGGTTACGTATTCGAAGCGCGTATTCCTTTCAACAAGATCGAAGGCGCCAAGGACAT
This genomic interval from Spirochaetales bacterium contains the following:
- a CDS encoding endo-1,4-beta-xylanase — protein: MKARVFPVFLILSLAFSCVAPQKATVETETTQPVKEEVTIQKKEIEQDIIGLKEFFKDNFLIGAAVEPSALKFDGHAELLLKHFSSITPENVMKPIIIHPQEDKYNFRPADEIVAFAREHNLGVRGHTLIWYNQCPEWFFVENGKKASKETLRKRMKDHITEIMQRYKGKIYAWDVVNEPIDQGKPDGMHRNKWYDILGEEYVELAFRYAKEADPDAKLILNEWGCTIYEKRQYLLALIKRLQSKGVPVDGVGMQMHITLTAPYMAEIDKALKDFSDAGLEIHITELDVSVYDNRKDKYTSIGKEILNEQGHRLKDVFSLYKKYDKNVTSVSFWGLADDSTWLKYHFVEREDWPLPFDVNLKAKPFYWGLVDPSKLTPRINMAKAAEGSAVVDGKEDSSWQYPEFFPNIPITTGLSFSVKAQWDKAYLYILLDVADTTPLQNDAITFFINENNKRSQTMDSDDRTIDFVLDKGFKNSKDAAVLKKKGGYVFEARIPFNKIEGAKDIAVGFDVLVKDGEKAYIKWNDQETVNSTNPGYWGVLNLVKTPKIGKAYYGTPVLDAKKDDLYKGPPMPIKEFISGIGGEEFAYKGATGNAWALWNDEAVSVYIEVNDQVLSVSNDLVYMQDSVEVFIDENNKKTPSYEKDDGQFRVNYENLASFGSTGSVKGFQSAARIIDGGYAVEMIIPFRALIPEAGTTIGFDLQINDDQGSGKRDNISKWNDLTNDSWQSTAGYGVLEFVK